In Musa acuminata AAA Group cultivar baxijiao chromosome BXJ2-8, Cavendish_Baxijiao_AAA, whole genome shotgun sequence, one genomic interval encodes:
- the LOC103993303 gene encoding CBL-interacting protein kinase 1 isoform X2, with amino-acid sequence MVLEFVNGGELFDKILKGKLSEEEGRRLFQQLIDAVSYCHDKGVYHRDLKPENVLVDAKGDIKISDFGLSALPQHLGNDGLLHTTCGSPNYIAPEVLSNRGYDGSRSDIWSCGVILYVILTGFLPFDDRNLAVLYQKISKGETEIPKWLSPGAQNILKRILDPNPIMRINMAGIKADDWFKQDYAPIVPNDDDDDKDVDSLYASLCIKEHNVPDEDRTSSSHINAFQLIGMSSSLDLSGFFENEDVSERKIRFTSNHAPKHLFNKIEDIATEMGLQAHRGPGKLKVTQKHDPKSPGSTGSLSVAAEVFELSPSLYVVELRKSQGDSSLYRKMCAKLSENLGDC; translated from the exons ATGGTCCTGGAGTTCGTTAATGGTGGCGAGTTGTTCGACAAAATT TTGAAGGGAAAGCTTtcagaggaagaaggaaggaggCTTTTCCAGCAGTTGATTGATGCTGTCAGCTACTGCCATGATAAGGGTGTTTACCACAGGGATTTGAAG CCAGAAAATGTGCTTGTAGATGCAAAAGGAGACATAAAGATTTCAGATTTTGGCCTCAGTGCTTTACCTCAGCATCTTGGG AATGATGGTTTGTTGCACACAACATGTGGAAGCCCAAACTACATTGCTCCTGAG GTCCTCTCCAATCGAGGTTACGATGGCTCGAGGTCAGATATCTGGTCTTGTGGTGTCATCCTCTATGTCATCCTCACTGGCTTTCTCCCTTTCGATGACCGGAATCTCGCTGTTCTTTATCAGAAG ATCTCGAAGGGAGAAACCGAGATCCCCAAGTGGCTCTCTCCTGGTGCTCAaaacattttgaaaagaattCTTGATCCAAATCCTATAATGCGAATAAATATGGCGGGAATCAAAGCAGATGACTGGTTCAAGCAAGATTATGCACCTATTGTTCCaaatgatgatgacgacgacaaAGATGTAGATAGTCTTTATGCTTCTCTTTGCATTAAAGAG CATAATGTGCCAGATGAAGATAGAACTTCATCTAGTCATATCAATGCATTTCAGCTGATTGGAATGTCTTCATCACTTGACCTTTCTGGATTCTTTGAGAACGAG GATGTATCCGAAAGGAAAATTAGGTTCACATCGAACCATGCGCCAAAACATCTGTTCAACAAGATTGAGGACATTGCTACAGAAATGGGGCTTCAGGCTCACAGGGGACCTGGCAAA TTGAAAGTTACCCAGAAGCACGACCCAAAGAGCCCCGGGAGCACTGGCTCACTCTCTGTTGCTGCAGAG GTGTTTGAGCTGAGTCCATCTTTGTATGTTGTGGAACTGAGGAAGTCACAAGGTGATTCTTCATTGTACAGAAAG ATGTGTGCAAAGCTATCAGAGAATTTGGGTGACTGTTAG
- the LOC135619027 gene encoding protein TRIGALACTOSYLDIACYLGLYCEROL 4, chloroplastic-like isoform X1, whose translation MGRLRWAEEGCGRWELDMEAPVTMEGTARAVPGDPLPLGLSRGRRITRPKQLDFMHRFMSSPLVPSFAGDPANGGQGLLLHHAHTLHLTENWSTTILEQLDVQKISLLFKEFASNHGKEISWPKIIFKHLLDIFSWGLGTEFLFTQNSSFLVEMYNVKKGNRGKAIFQQKLPHHNLTLETAWPGLFVDNNGTYWDVPLSLAVDLASISSSSGLSYHLCLQHNSGKPKHFGGDQTTQVPPSLLPGLCARAAASIKENWSIWRKKEGKLRMVQPYDVFLSDPHITASGVLGAVASASLGDCSARLPIEDGLERCKAFRLYAQKNNLAAFADLFASVSCTAQHGNFQRLFLDLTRFNARLDFPSGSAFLTGVAHLSRDLYNSRQLNLEAIRAVCPELTVSLQQQIAGPFSFRVDSRILFDPKDRYHIARLDESIFAIDWALKVLGSAKATAWYSPKHREAMVELRFFES comes from the exons ATGGGGCGGCTGCGGTGGGCGGAGGAGGGATGCGGGCGGTGGGAGCTGGACATGGAAGCGCCGGTGACCATGGAGGGCACCGCCCGCGCGGTACCCGGCGACCCCCTCCCTCTCGGTCTCtcccgcggccggcgcatcacccGCCCCAAGCAGCTCGACTTCATGCACCGGTTTATGTCCTCCCCGCTCGTCCCCTCCTTCGCCGGCGATCCCGCCAACGGCGGGCAgggcctcctcctccaccacgccCACACCCTTCATCTCACCGAAAATTG GTCTACTACCATCCTGGAGCAGTTAGATGTGCAGAAAATTTCACTCCTCTTTAAAGAATTTGCATCAAATCATGGCAAGGAGATCTCATGGCCAAAGATCATCTTCAAGCATTTACTTGACATATTCTCATGGGGCCTTGGTACTGAATTCCTGTTCACACAGAATTCTTCTTTTCTTGTTGAAATGTACAATGTCAAGAAAGGAAATCGAGGGAAAGCAATTTTTCAGCAAAAG CTTCCACATCACAACCTAACACTTGAGACAGCTTGGCCTGgactttttgttgataataatgGAACATACTGGGATGTACCATTATCATTAGCAGTTGACCTTGCTTCCATTTCCTCAAGTTCTGGTTTGAGCTATCATTTATGTTTACAGCATAATAGCGGGAAACCAAAACACTTTGGTGGTGATCAAACTACTCAAGTACCTCCTTCTCTGTTGCCTGGTTTATGTGCAAGAGCTGCTGCTTCAATCAAAGAGAATTGGAGCATTTGGAGAAAAAAAGAAGGCAAGTTAAGGATGGTTCAGCCTTATGATGTGTTCCTTTCAGATCCCCATATAACTGCATCAGGGGTTCTTG GGGCAGTGGCCAGTGCATCATTGGGAGATTGCTCGGCACGGCTCCCTATTGAAGATGGGTTGGAGAGATGCAAGGCCTTCAGGCTGTACGCCCAAAAAAACAATTTGGCAGCCTTCGCAGATCTCTTTGCATCTGTATCTTGTACGGCCCAGCATGGAAATTTTCAAAGGCTTTTTCTTGATCTCACAAGGTTCAATGCCCGACTAGATTTCCCCTCAGGTTCTGCATTTCTAACCGGGGTTGCACATTTATCACGAGATTTATATAATTCTCGACAACTGAATTTAGAGGCAATTCGTGCTGTTTGTCCAGAGCTGACAGTATCTCTGCAACAACAG ATTGCTGGGCCCTTCAGCTTTCGAGTTGATTCCAGAATTTTGTTTGACCCAAAAGACAGATACCACATTGCTCGCCTAGATGAGTCCATATTTGCAATTGACTGGGCTTTGAAGGTTCTTGGTTCAGCCAAGGCAACGGCTTGGTACTCCCCAAAACATCGAGAGGCCATGGTGGAGCTTCGGTTCTTCGAGAGCTAA
- the LOC135619027 gene encoding protein TRIGALACTOSYLDIACYLGLYCEROL 4, chloroplastic-like isoform X2: MGRLRWAEEGCGRWELDMEAPVTMEGTARAVPGDPLPLGLSRGRRITRPKQLDFMHRFMSSPLVPSFAGDPANGGQGLLLHHAHTLHLTENWSTTILEQLDVQKISLLFKEFASNHGKEISWPKIIFKHLLDIFSWGLGTEFLFTQNSSFLVEMYNVKKGNRGKAIFQQKHNSGKPKHFGGDQTTQVPPSLLPGLCARAAASIKENWSIWRKKEGKLRMVQPYDVFLSDPHITASGVLGAVASASLGDCSARLPIEDGLERCKAFRLYAQKNNLAAFADLFASVSCTAQHGNFQRLFLDLTRFNARLDFPSGSAFLTGVAHLSRDLYNSRQLNLEAIRAVCPELTVSLQQQIAGPFSFRVDSRILFDPKDRYHIARLDESIFAIDWALKVLGSAKATAWYSPKHREAMVELRFFES; this comes from the exons ATGGGGCGGCTGCGGTGGGCGGAGGAGGGATGCGGGCGGTGGGAGCTGGACATGGAAGCGCCGGTGACCATGGAGGGCACCGCCCGCGCGGTACCCGGCGACCCCCTCCCTCTCGGTCTCtcccgcggccggcgcatcacccGCCCCAAGCAGCTCGACTTCATGCACCGGTTTATGTCCTCCCCGCTCGTCCCCTCCTTCGCCGGCGATCCCGCCAACGGCGGGCAgggcctcctcctccaccacgccCACACCCTTCATCTCACCGAAAATTG GTCTACTACCATCCTGGAGCAGTTAGATGTGCAGAAAATTTCACTCCTCTTTAAAGAATTTGCATCAAATCATGGCAAGGAGATCTCATGGCCAAAGATCATCTTCAAGCATTTACTTGACATATTCTCATGGGGCCTTGGTACTGAATTCCTGTTCACACAGAATTCTTCTTTTCTTGTTGAAATGTACAATGTCAAGAAAGGAAATCGAGGGAAAGCAATTTTTCAGCAAAAG CATAATAGCGGGAAACCAAAACACTTTGGTGGTGATCAAACTACTCAAGTACCTCCTTCTCTGTTGCCTGGTTTATGTGCAAGAGCTGCTGCTTCAATCAAAGAGAATTGGAGCATTTGGAGAAAAAAAGAAGGCAAGTTAAGGATGGTTCAGCCTTATGATGTGTTCCTTTCAGATCCCCATATAACTGCATCAGGGGTTCTTG GGGCAGTGGCCAGTGCATCATTGGGAGATTGCTCGGCACGGCTCCCTATTGAAGATGGGTTGGAGAGATGCAAGGCCTTCAGGCTGTACGCCCAAAAAAACAATTTGGCAGCCTTCGCAGATCTCTTTGCATCTGTATCTTGTACGGCCCAGCATGGAAATTTTCAAAGGCTTTTTCTTGATCTCACAAGGTTCAATGCCCGACTAGATTTCCCCTCAGGTTCTGCATTTCTAACCGGGGTTGCACATTTATCACGAGATTTATATAATTCTCGACAACTGAATTTAGAGGCAATTCGTGCTGTTTGTCCAGAGCTGACAGTATCTCTGCAACAACAG ATTGCTGGGCCCTTCAGCTTTCGAGTTGATTCCAGAATTTTGTTTGACCCAAAAGACAGATACCACATTGCTCGCCTAGATGAGTCCATATTTGCAATTGACTGGGCTTTGAAGGTTCTTGGTTCAGCCAAGGCAACGGCTTGGTACTCCCCAAAACATCGAGAGGCCATGGTGGAGCTTCGGTTCTTCGAGAGCTAA
- the LOC103993303 gene encoding CBL-interacting protein kinase 1 isoform X1, which yields MVKEGREGAAPVLGKYELGRTLGEGNFGKVKHARHVETGETFAVKILDRKRILSLKVDDQIKREIATLKLLKHPNVVRLHEVSASKTKIYMVLEFVNGGELFDKILKGKLSEEEGRRLFQQLIDAVSYCHDKGVYHRDLKPENVLVDAKGDIKISDFGLSALPQHLGNDGLLHTTCGSPNYIAPEVLSNRGYDGSRSDIWSCGVILYVILTGFLPFDDRNLAVLYQKISKGETEIPKWLSPGAQNILKRILDPNPIMRINMAGIKADDWFKQDYAPIVPNDDDDDKDVDSLYASLCIKEHNVPDEDRTSSSHINAFQLIGMSSSLDLSGFFENEDVSERKIRFTSNHAPKHLFNKIEDIATEMGLQAHRGPGKLKVTQKHDPKSPGSTGSLSVAAEVFELSPSLYVVELRKSQGDSSLYRKMCAKLSENLGDC from the exons ATGGTGAAGGAAGGACGAGAAGGGGCAGCGCCAGTGCTGGGGAAGTACGAGCTTGGGAGGACGCTGGGCGAGGGCAACTTCGGCAAGGTGAAGCACGCCAGGCACGTGGAGACCGGGGAAACCTTCGCCGTCAAGATCCTCGACCGCAAGCGCATCCTTTCCCTGAAGGTCGACGACCAG ATCAAGCGGGAGATTGCCACCTTGAAGCTGCTGAAGCATCCCAACGTCGTCCGCTTACatgag GTATCAGCAAGCAAAACCAAGATTTACATGGTCCTGGAGTTCGTTAATGGTGGCGAGTTGTTCGACAAAATT TTGAAGGGAAAGCTTtcagaggaagaaggaaggaggCTTTTCCAGCAGTTGATTGATGCTGTCAGCTACTGCCATGATAAGGGTGTTTACCACAGGGATTTGAAG CCAGAAAATGTGCTTGTAGATGCAAAAGGAGACATAAAGATTTCAGATTTTGGCCTCAGTGCTTTACCTCAGCATCTTGGG AATGATGGTTTGTTGCACACAACATGTGGAAGCCCAAACTACATTGCTCCTGAG GTCCTCTCCAATCGAGGTTACGATGGCTCGAGGTCAGATATCTGGTCTTGTGGTGTCATCCTCTATGTCATCCTCACTGGCTTTCTCCCTTTCGATGACCGGAATCTCGCTGTTCTTTATCAGAAG ATCTCGAAGGGAGAAACCGAGATCCCCAAGTGGCTCTCTCCTGGTGCTCAaaacattttgaaaagaattCTTGATCCAAATCCTATAATGCGAATAAATATGGCGGGAATCAAAGCAGATGACTGGTTCAAGCAAGATTATGCACCTATTGTTCCaaatgatgatgacgacgacaaAGATGTAGATAGTCTTTATGCTTCTCTTTGCATTAAAGAG CATAATGTGCCAGATGAAGATAGAACTTCATCTAGTCATATCAATGCATTTCAGCTGATTGGAATGTCTTCATCACTTGACCTTTCTGGATTCTTTGAGAACGAG GATGTATCCGAAAGGAAAATTAGGTTCACATCGAACCATGCGCCAAAACATCTGTTCAACAAGATTGAGGACATTGCTACAGAAATGGGGCTTCAGGCTCACAGGGGACCTGGCAAA TTGAAAGTTACCCAGAAGCACGACCCAAAGAGCCCCGGGAGCACTGGCTCACTCTCTGTTGCTGCAGAG GTGTTTGAGCTGAGTCCATCTTTGTATGTTGTGGAACTGAGGAAGTCACAAGGTGATTCTTCATTGTACAGAAAG ATGTGTGCAAAGCTATCAGAGAATTTGGGTGACTGTTAG